In Streptomyces sp. P9-A4, the genomic window TCCGGTAGAGCCAGCCGCGCACCGACGAACGTCCCTCGAAGCCGGCCAGGCCGAGCCACGCCGCCAGCAGGGTCTCCTGCACCAGGTCCTCCGCGTCGGCCACCGAGCCGGTGATGCGGTAGCAGTGCAGCTGGAGCTCCCTGCGGTAGGGCTCGGTGAGGCGGCGGAACGCCTCGGCGTCCCCCGCCAGTGCCTGCTGCAGGTCGGGATCGGTCGTCATGCTCGGCTCCTTGGGACTGAGGTCTTCGGGGCTGTGCGTCTGCGGGCATCGGGGGGCTTTGCGTTCCGCCACCTTCCGTTACGACACCGCCCGGACCCGGATCGGAACGCGGTCCCCGAACAGGCCGATCCCGAGCCGCGTTCCGATCCGTGCGCCACCGGTGTCGTAACGGATGACAGCACATCCCCGACCTGAGGGTCCCCGCATGCCGCCCGACAGGGCGAGACCCGCCCGGGTGCTCCGGCTCACCGCCGGAGCCGCCCTGCTCGTGGGTCTGACCTGCCGTGCCCGACACCAGGAATGGACGAACCGATGGACACCGCACAACTGCGAGACGCCTACCGCACCCTGCTCGACGCCGCCGTGACCGTGGCCGAGTCGCCCGTCCCCGTCGAACCGCCGCCCGGCGAATGGGACGCGGACCAGATCCTGGGGCACGTCTCCCTCGTCACCGCCACCACGCTTGCCGCCGTGTCGGCGATCACCGCCGGCGCGAACACCACCTACGACAACCGCGTCGCGCTGGACACCTGGACCATCGATCGTGTCATCCGGCTCGCCGGCGGAGGCGCGGGCCTCCGGGAACGTGTCCACGTCCAGGCGGACGCCCTGTGCGCCCTCGCCGGGGCGACGCTGAGCAAGACCGAACTCGACACACGGGTTCCCACCCTGCTCCTCTCCCACGACACGGCCCTCGTCGATCAGCTCGTACCGCTCGGGGACCTGATCTCCGGCCTCGCCGAGGGGGAGCTGCCCGGCCACACCCGGCAGCTGCTGGCCCTGATGCCGGCCGGCACCCGGGACGAGACCGCTCGCTGATCCCGCCGGTACCGCGACCGGGCTTCGCCGCCCCTCAGCCGACGTGGACGCGGGGGCGGCGGGCGCGGTCGGGTTCCGCCTCGCGCAGCACCTCCCGGGTGACCGGCGCGACCTCGCCCTGGCCCAGGAGGAAGAAGCGGAGGAAGTTGGCGAAGGGGTTGCCCTCGGTCCACTCGAAGTAGATGTGCGGGCGGGTGCCGGTGAGGTCGCGGGCGTGGAGGAGCAGGGCCGCGAGGGCGTTGGGGACGGAGGAGCCCTCGACGGTGAGGACGCGGTAGCGGTCGTGGAGGACCTCGCCCTTCACCGTGAGTCCGGCTTCGAACTCGGAGGGGTCGGTGATCGTCACCTCGACGAAGACGAAGTCCTCGGTGCCGGGGATGTCGTTGTCGGAGCGGATCTGCTCGATCTTCTCGCGGTACTCGGCGATGTCACGGCTGCCGGGTTCGTTGGCGATGAACCGGGCCGTCCGGCGCGAGATGTCCTGGATGAAGCGTTCCGCCATCTCATCGAGCTCGACATGGGTGACGCGTAGTTCGAAGGCGCGGCCCAGGCGGGAGAGAAGGGAGATCAGGATGATGCCGGCGATGAAGCAGGCACCGATCTTCACGCCGTCCGGACGCTCGATGACGTTGACGACCGTCGTGTAGAGGAAGACGGCCGAGATGATGCCGAAGCCGATCGTCCAGCCGCGCTGGCCGGCCTTGCGCGCCGCGATCGTCACCGCGATGGCCGCCGAGGAGATCAGGACGAGGACACCGGTGGCGTACGCGCCGCCCTGGGCGTCGACGTCGGCGTCGAAGATCCACGTCACCAGGAAGGCGACCAGGGTGAAGACGATGACCATCGGGCGCACGGCGCGCGCCCAGTGCGGGGCCATGCCGTACTTGGGCAGGTAGCGCGGCATCAGGTTGAGCAGGCCGGCCATCGCCGACGCGCCCGCGAACCACAGGATGGCGATGGTCGAGACGTCGTAGACCGTGCCGAAGGTGTTGCCCAGGTACTCGTGGGCCAGGTAGGCGAGCGCGCGGCCGTTGGCCTTGCCGCCGGACTCGAACTCCTTCGCCGGGATGAGCACGGTGGTGATGAAGCTGGTGCAGATCAGGAAGACGCTCATGATCACAGCGGCCGTGGTGAGGAGCTTCTTCGTGTCCCGGATACGGCCGGTGGGCCGTTCCTCGGTGTCGTCGGGGTCGCCCTTGACGTGCGGCATGACGGCGACGCCGGTCTCGAAGCCGGACAGACCGAGCGCGAGCTTGGGGAAGACGAGCAGGGCGACGCCGACCATCGCGAAGACGTTGCCGTGCTCGGCGGTCAGGGCCGAGGCCCAGTCCGTGACGACATGGCCCTCGGTGAGGACGTGCCAGAGGCCGGTGATCACGACGACCACGTTGAGCGTCAGATACAGGCCGACGAGTGCGACGGCGACACCGATGGCTTCCAGGAAGCCCTTGAGGAACACCGCGCCGAGCAGGGCGATCAGCACCAGAGTGATGATCATCTGCTTGTTGTGGAGAGCTTCCGCGAGGTGGGGGTTCTCGACGAGGTGGGTGGAGGCGTCGGCGGCCGACAGGGTGATGGTGATGAGGAAGTCGGTCGCCGCGAAGCCCAGCAGGGTGAGGACGAAGAGCTTGCCCTTCCAGAAGGACAGCAGCCGCGACAGCATCGAGATCGAGCCCTCGCCGTGAGGGCTCTCCTCGGCCACCCGACGGTAGACCGGCAGGGCGCCGGCCAGGGTGACGATCACCAGCACGATCGTGGCCACGGGGGAGAGCAGCCCGGCGGCAAGGGCCGCGATGCCCGGCTGGTAGCCGAGGGTGGAGAAGTAGTCGACACCCGTCAGACACATCACCCGCCACCAGCGCTGACCCCTGTGCCCGGCGTCCGGGGCCGGTTCCTTGGGGCGGGAGGGCTTGCCCTTGCCCATGTCGGACAGCCCTTCCAGCATCCACGCCCGCAGCCTGCTGGTGCGCGTCTCGTTCGTGCCGGCCATCGGGCTGCTCCTGGGCGTGGGGAGAGGGATTCGGCCATCGGAGGGACAGCCGAGTCAGCCTAAGCAGCCAGGGACGCCCGGATCCGGCCATGGGCGTATGGGAAGCGTCAAGATCCCTCGCTTGGGCGTTGTGTGCCTCACATGCGTACACGCCTGTGTTCAGGCACCGAGCCGTGCGGCCCGCGTCAAGGACGAGTGAAGACGGCGGCGTCCGGCGACAAGAACCCGCCAGAGACCGCCGACGGCCGGCCCGGTCGGGCCCACTCTGGGCGGACCTGACCGCGAGGGAGTTCACCAGCATGTCCGCTCCGACCACTGAGAACAGCACCACCGCGACCGCAGAGGAGCCTCCGGATACCGGCGCGCGCCACAAACTGACCGCCGTCACCGGGCTCGCCGCGCTCTCGCTCGACGCCATGGCCTCTGTGGCGTACGGCCCCGAGGCCATCGTCCTGGTCCTCACGGCGGCCGGCGCCCACGGGCTCGGCTTCACCCTGCCGGTCACGCTCGCCATCGCCGGGCTGCTCGCGGTCCTCGTCGCCTCGTACCGCCAGGTCATCGCGGCCTTCCCGGACGGCGGCGGTTCGTACGCCGTCGCCAAGGCGTACCTCGGGCGCCGGACCAGCCTGGTGGCCGCCGGCTCCCTGGTCCTGGACTACCTCCTGAACGTGGCCGTCGCCGTCACCGCCGGAGTCGCCGCCCTCACCTCCGCCTTCCCCGGCCTCTACGGGGACCGGCTCTGGATCTGCCTCGCCGTCCTCGTCCTGATCACCGGGGTGAACCTGCGGGGCATCGTCGAATCGGCCCGCGTCTTCATCGTCCCGACCGCCGTGTTCG contains:
- a CDS encoding amino acid transporter, encoding MAGTNETRTSRLRAWMLEGLSDMGKGKPSRPKEPAPDAGHRGQRWWRVMCLTGVDYFSTLGYQPGIAALAAGLLSPVATIVLVIVTLAGALPVYRRVAEESPHGEGSISMLSRLLSFWKGKLFVLTLLGFAATDFLITITLSAADASTHLVENPHLAEALHNKQMIITLVLIALLGAVFLKGFLEAIGVAVALVGLYLTLNVVVVITGLWHVLTEGHVVTDWASALTAEHGNVFAMVGVALLVFPKLALGLSGFETGVAVMPHVKGDPDDTEERPTGRIRDTKKLLTTAAVIMSVFLICTSFITTVLIPAKEFESGGKANGRALAYLAHEYLGNTFGTVYDVSTIAILWFAGASAMAGLLNLMPRYLPKYGMAPHWARAVRPMVIVFTLVAFLVTWIFDADVDAQGGAYATGVLVLISSAAIAVTIAARKAGQRGWTIGFGIISAVFLYTTVVNVIERPDGVKIGACFIAGIILISLLSRLGRAFELRVTHVELDEMAERFIQDISRRTARFIANEPGSRDIAEYREKIEQIRSDNDIPGTEDFVFVEVTITDPSEFEAGLTVKGEVLHDRYRVLTVEGSSVPNALAALLLHARDLTGTRPHIYFEWTEGNPFANFLRFFLLGQGEVAPVTREVLREAEPDRARRPRVHVG